The Punica granatum isolate Tunisia-2019 chromosome 4, ASM765513v2, whole genome shotgun sequence genome has a window encoding:
- the LOC116205231 gene encoding NAC domain-containing protein 30-like, with product MMAGEMQAAIQKVPMGYRFHPTDDEVLSYYLRRKNQGLQEPECVIPEVDICRWEPRQLPGKFRESSIVEPKDPEWWFFCEQEPGRTHRRSTNEGFWKKTGRPRDLTSSFSKEVIGSKNFLTFFQGNSSNSTKTDWVMHEYHLLSNALDGLLRGNRKNYVLCMIKCNPDKRANSTPSFHEYEYERCEPTTIDWDEFLELEPDDGFIPEHLILATMQSLEPPRRTPTNSPPMMMVESQQHFSSSADSTAMQLSSERDSIELDSPLSASEDSDVTDFLNQVLIDQDDHFDGLEMQTDVFPSGVIQDLDDNMFETLMPHEEQAVIMENKQTQKVESIHGYVPIDEKKGIVEDDFPKPTASSLRLKSPEVKSKKEAPKVTSYKPAEAKAQKHAPTKFKEEMLSACSSSTSIHKPREAVRRFEGQCHPLEINSIVALNGHEQAARELKPIATRAKPMSSSTRKRSNDDPFMVYILNLLVGVMLFRFILYIIFNL from the exons ATGATGGCCGGTGAGATGCAAGCAGCCATACAGAAGGTGCCAATGGGGTACCGGTTCCACCCGACAGATGACGAGGTACTCAGCTACTACTTGAGGAGAAAGAACCAGGGGCTTCAAGAACCGGAATGCGTCATTCCCGAGGTCGATATTTGCAGGTGGGAACCCCGGCAATTACCAGGAAAGTTTAGGG AATCATCGATTGTAGAGCCAAAAGACCCCGAGTGGTGGTTCTTCTGTGAGCAGGAGCCCGGTCGAACCCATCGGAGGTCAACCAATGAAGGGTTCTGGAAGAAAACTGGTCGCCCGAGGGATCTGACGAGTTCATTTAGCAAAGAGGTGATTGGGTCTAAGAACTTCCTAACGTTCTTCCAAGGAAATAGTTCCAACAGTACCAAGACTGACTGGGTCATGCACGAATACCACCTGCTGAGCAATGCTCTCGATGGCCTTCTCCGGGGCAAT AGGAAGAACTACGTTTTGTGTATGATAAAGTGCAATCCAGACAAGAGGGCCAATTCAACTCCATCCTTCCATGAATATGAATATGAACGATGTGAGCCTACGACTATCGACTGGGATGAATTTCTTGAGCTGGAACCTGACGATGGTTTCATACCAGAG CATTTGATTCTAGCGACAATGCAATCGCTAGAACCCCCGCGCAGGACTCCGACAAACTCGCCGCCTATGATGATGGTAGAGTCCCAACAGCATTTCTCCAGTTCAGCTGATTCCACTGCCATGCAGTTATCGTCTGAAAGGGACTCTATTGAGTTGGATTCGCCACTTTCTGCCAGTGAAGACAGCGATGTCACTGATTTCTTGAATCAGGTTCTCATAGACCAGGATGACCACTTCGATGGACTTGAAATGCAAACAGATGTTTTCCCATCTGGAGTTATCCAAGACCTG GATGACAATATGTTTGAAACATTGATGCCTCATGAAGAGCAAGCGGTTATTATGGAGAATAAACAGACACAAAAGGTGGAGTCAATCCATGGTTATGTCCCTATAGACGAGAAGAAAGGCATTGTTGAAGACGATTTCCCCAAACCAACTGCTTCTTCTCTTCGACTAAAGAGTCCTGAAGTGAAGAGCAAGAAAGAAGCTCCCAAGGTTACTTCATATAAGCCGGCAGAGGCTAAAGCACAGAAGCACGCTCCTACTAAGTTCAAAGAGGAAATGTTATCTGCCTGCTCATCCTCGACTTCCATCCACAAACCAAGAGAAGCA GTGAGACGGTTTGAAGGCCAATGTCATCCGCTGGAGATAAACTCCATCGTGGCTCTCAACGGACACGAACAAGCCGCTCGAGAACTGAAACCGATTGCCACCAGAGCAAAGCCAATGTCTTCTTCCACCAGAAAACGTTCCAATGACGATCCATTCATGGTGTATATTCTGAATCTGCTTGTAGGCGTTATGTTGTTCAGATTCATTTTGTATATAATCTTCAACCTTTGA